One genomic region from Colletotrichum lupini chromosome 7, complete sequence encodes:
- a CDS encoding PAF-acetylhydrolase family member, with translation MASRQSLPTYRDTDVELDALAEVPGLEGPDSPLPLLHDNDDNFGRPTGTRSYPSEIMENAPKWMNNAKPWTRSLPQRIFTTIQPRLTVGYVLWSLIGLYVLYCILIQSPLLASRLPNYSGPFEVGAIDIEVPVRTPRNTSDSVFASNGKPAFNLETVLFTLYYPAEKGARGTGHHYWVPKPISLTAEGYARAAHFNNFISRPIFTLALWALVGSIKIPAQVDVPLLPQTSSKGNEKLPVVALSHGLASSRADYTHYCGELASRGIVVAAIEHRDGSGPGSVVTATDGKSRRVMYLTKNELRGGNEMKSDDLKFEQLAFRQAEIEETISVLQSLHAGKGSKIFANNARKEGRGLADWENRLDFSQTVIAGHSFGATGALQALKGATSDENPAVGGIALDPGKSSGRLNTDIDVPVLIVHSDSWSKTSTPFFGRPHFDTVRDIARDVLKRVGSSWFLTSLKTSHPSVTDAPLIEPLLLRWTTGATIDVRQGLREYVRVPMEFMTFLKNGTRDGVLSDGVTHEEYGKDTMRDEERARISKETTKYWQIHVAPPREV, from the coding sequence ATGGCTTCACGCCAGTCCCTTCCTACTTACCGAGACACCGATGTGGAACTCGATGCTCTAGCCGAAGTCCCGGGTCTTGAAGGTCCGGACTCTCCACTTCCGCTTCTACACGACAACGACGACAATTTCGGACGGCCGACTGGGACAAGGAGTTACCCTAGCGAAATCATGGAAAACGCACCAAAATGGATGAATAATGCAAAGCCGTGGACTCGCTCCTTGCCGCAGAGAATATTCACGACCATACAACCCCGGCTTACAGTGGGATACGTGCTCTGGAGTCTCATCGGGCTGTATGTCTTATACTGTATCCTCATCCAGTCGCCTCTACTCGCATCCAGGCTACCAAACTACTCAGGGCCTTTTGAAGTTGGTGCAATAGACATCGAGGTCCCCGTCCGTACTCCTCGCAACACGAGCGACTCAGTTTTCGCCAGCAACGGCAAGCCGGCGTTCAACCTCGAGACAGTACTCTTCACTCTATATTACCCAGCCGAGAAGGGTGCCAGGGGAACAGGCCATCACTATTGGGTACCGAAACCCATCAGCCTCACAGCGGAGGGCTATGCGAGGGCCGCTCACTTCAACAACTTCATCTCGCGACCGATATTTACGTTAGCACTATGGGCTCTGGTGGGGAGCATCAAGATTCCTGCCCAGGTTGATGTACCACTTCTCCCTCAGACAAGCAGTAAAGGAAATGAGAAATTGCCCGTCGTGGCGTTGTCTCACGGTCTGGCCAGTTCCCGGGCAGATTACACGCACTACTGCGGTGAGCTCGCGAGCCGTGGAATTGTCGTTGCTGCTATCGAGCATCGCGACGGCAGCGGCCCTGGCTCGGTCGTTACAGCTACGGACGGCAAGAGCCGCAGGGTGATGTACCTCACCAAGAATGAACTCAGGGGCGGCAACGAGATGAAATCTGATGACTTGAAGTTTGAGCAGCTCGCCTTCCGACAGGCTGAGATTGAAGAGACGATATCGGTGCTGCAGTCACTTCATGCCGGGAAGGGGTCAAAGATCTTCGCAAACAATGCCCGCAAAGAAGGCCGCGGCCTCGCGGACTGGGAAAATAGACTCGATTTCTCCCAGACAGTCATCGCAGGCCATTCCTTTGGCGCAACGGGGGCGCTACAGGCTCTCAAAGGGGCAACATCAGACGAGAATCCGGCTGTGGGAGGTATCGCTCTCGACCCAGGGAAGAGCAGCGGACGACTCAACACCGATATCGACGTGCCCGTCCTCATCGTCCACTCCGACTCTTGGTCGAAGACGAGCACACCCTTCTTCGGCCGTCCGCACTTTGACACGGTCAGGGATATCGCGAGAGACGTACTGAAGCGCGTGGGCTCAAGTTGGTTCCTAACCAGTCTAAAGACGAGTCATCCCAGCGTTACCGATGCGCCGCTCATTGAGCCTTTGCTGCTTCGCTGGACTACGGGGGCTACGATTGATGTGCGACAAGGCTTACGGGAGTATGTGAGGGTGCCTATGGAGTTTATGACATTTTTGAAAAACGGCACGAGAGACGGCGTCTTGTCGGATGGGGTAACACATGAGGAGTACGGGAAGGATACGATGAGGGACGAAGAGAGGGCGAGAATATCCAAAGAGACGACGAAATACTGGCAGATTCACGTCGCGCCGCCTCGTGAAGTGTAA
- a CDS encoding cutinase: MVYSPVVALGFLGALQGRSEVYSRQTNATGCATGVHMIVARASTEQPGTGVIGAIANSIQSQIPGSDVVPVDYPALLNPYQPSQKAGVTAMTKLVQDYAKACPQTKMVLMGYSQGAHVTADVLCGTSETGFASTEPQATDVTDKIAAVVLMGDPSHVTGQPFDQGTSQKNGIFPRTKTAGCDAVSSKMASFCNSGDPFCDSGANIQVHLSYVQSDGDAATKFIMSKVGGGAAA, from the exons ATGGTCTATTCGCCCGTCGTCGCTTTAGGTTTTCTGGGCGCCCTGCAGGGCAGGAGCGAGGTCTATTCTCGACAGACAAACGCGACGGGCTGTGCAACGGGCGTGCACATGATTGTGGCCCGGGCCAGCACCGAGCAGCCGGGCACGGGAGTCATTGGTGCCATCGCGAATAGCATCCAGTCGCAGATTCCGGGATCCGATGTCGTCCCGGTCGACTATCCTGCGCTACTCAACCCCTACCAGCCGTCGCAGAAGGCTGGCGTCACGGCGATGACGAAGCTGGTCCAGGACTACGCCAAGGCGTGCCCCCAGACGAAAATGGTTCTCATGGGATACTCGCAA GGAGCGCATGTCACTGCCGATGTCCTTTGCGGCACAAGCGAGACCGGGTTCGCGTCAACAGAGCCCCAGGCTACTGACGTTACGGATAAAA TTGCCGCCGTCGTCCTCATGGGCGACCCAAGCCACGTGACCGGGCAGCCCTTCGATCAGGGAACGAGCCAGAAGAACGGC ATCTTTCCAAGAACCAAGACTGCCGGGTGCGACGCCGTCTCGAGCAAAATGGCCTCCTTCTGCAACAGCGGCGACCCGTTCTGCGACAGCGGGGCCAACATCCAGGTTCACCTGAGTTACGTCCAGTCGGATGGGGACGCAGCCACAAAGTTCATCATGTCCAaggtcggcggcggcgctgcGGCATGA